From Cotesia glomerata isolate CgM1 linkage group LG3, MPM_Cglom_v2.3, whole genome shotgun sequence:
ACTGTACCAAACACTGCATTCAATTCATCAGAGAGGAAAAAAATAGTGCAAATTATATAAGCAAAAAATGATATTCTATGGCGACGAGCTACACAAGTTATTGTTCACAATACATCCTGGACAATGGCTCGTGCCAAGCAGCTGTTGCTATTTTCTTTCATCGAATTTTCGCCCCTCTCATCATACGCTCACAAAATATACTTTACCCTTATATCCATGTGCGTATGGATGTATGTGTGATGGTCGTATACAAAATGCGTGTGCCAAAGAAATTGATCAAAAGAGAATCATTCACGGATATATGTGTACTATACATGCTCGGCTAGCTCCACCAACTTAAACCAAATGTTCATTTCATCCCTCTGCCATAAACCCCTCTCTCATACTCATCACATTACATATATACTCTTACCGATCGAACATATTAAACACCGCGACCCTGAACCATTCGGCTAGTAACAATAGAACCTACTGAAGACACGTGCCAGCTATGAGAGTAATGTGCCAACGGTCACGTGCCCACCAACGCTTTCTCGTTCAGGGTGTTTCTCTATTATCAGAAAGGGGCACactgttactttttttaataatttattttgataaaaaacgatgttttattcatatttttacgttttgacaaatttttttgtcgcCTGTAAGTTAGTGTGACGCCCCGGAGAcgacagaaaaattttttataattataatataaaatgtcatttaataaaaagtattgaaaatatttatgacaTAAATAtgcttgataaaaaaattttaaattgattaaaaatttttggctaTGGATCTGTATTGtagatatatttttgtcaTAGTTGTATCCATGTGAAATAAAAGTGTAATAAATATGCTCGTtggttttttgtaaaaattatttgttcatCTGTGACATGAAATAAATAAGCAccattaatttaacaaataatcaataatttgtttttgatttGAAAGACacaatttagtaattttttatttaattatgaataacATAATTCGGCAAGTATTTTCATTACAATTTCTACTTTTCGagcaaatattttaatttcttagtGATATACGTTCTAATGTATAGATAAGGATATATGTAATAAtgcaaattaatattaactcagtaaattatatttttcgttATTGATTGTATTTCCTCAAGAATTCCAAAAGATGGCGACAGTAGTATAATCGAACTGAACATGAAAATAACATTTCGTATAAGGTACCCGCGGGTAATAAGGCCTAAGTGATagaaatgatatttaaaataaccgCTTCCGTTAAAGAATTCTCTAGTAGAAGCGTCTAGCATAGAAATGTCGCTACAAGTTTATAGAGTCCCGATACAACGTTCCCTGTCTTCTATATTTCATCATCCGTCATATGCTAAAGTAGTGCAGAAGAATTCCTAAAAAACGGTTTGAGTAAATGGTaaacattataattttatatttaataatttaaaatcatttttctaaCTTTTATCAACATCTTAAAAAGTGTTGTTGCTAAATTTAAGTGATGATTGATCTTTAATACcaattttattaagtatagtataattatttccagTATGTTTAACCCGCAGGCCTTGTTACCCTACCGTAGTAAAATAAGGCCTATTCGCaaggtttttgaaaaaattcaattttgtgTTTGTTTATGATGAAAATTACCATTACTCCGTTATATTTTATGGctaatgtataaatataaaaatgaatgataCATTTCAATTATCGAATGcaatattttcgatttttttcaaaatcttccTTAGCTAGGCCTTATTACCCGCCGAAACCTTAATGAAAAAGTAAGTTTTTGGTACAGAGAACATTCGAAAATATCTTGTATGTTGCGATCATTCATTActtttatatgtttatatgCTTGAATATTGGGTAAAAACCTTAATCATTGAATCTCTGAAGTTTTTGTCAGTCTTAGGCTGGTATAAGCATGAAGTCTCAccaaatctaatttttatattacagCTTAAATATCCactagaataattataaaaatttgagtttGTGAGAGATAGACTCTTTGCAGAGTTAAGAgtgtgtaaataattttttcaacctTTTTTGAAGGTATTcaactattaaaataaattaaaatcacaaaaattacccatttagttttaaaataaaatcataataaaaaaaaataataaaatttgcaataaagatatggcctgatatgataAAATATGTCATGATCTGGTCATATAAAGCCATACATAagaataaaacaattattgatTTAGTCTGAGATATTCAACACTATCTTAtggatcaaaaaattatatatcatcaCAGATGACTATATCAAATCCGATATGAGTTTATCAAGTCATACCGGACCGGGTATGCTCATATATGGCCTACTACGgcaaaattttcatataattctatatatagATCTATCAGGccacatcaaaaaatttttccaccgGACGATTCAACGATaccattttaataattaaatgagtgTATAAGACATGCAATTTtagatttatcaaatttttctttatttacccCAACACGAAGACTTGTTTGTAATTCTAAACCTTAGTGTGTACAGTAAATAAGCAATCTGAGAAGACTTTTTGGATATGTAGCATACTTAAGTGTGGAATAAAATAATCGCAATGGGAGAGCGTAAATTATCTAGAGCGTTATTTTAAACCAGGCTCAATACAAAGTAACATCGGCGAAAGAGCTTATTGTGCAATCGTGTTCGAAAATAGAGTCTTAAACCGTGAACAATCCTGTCATTATATCAGAGCACAAAGAGGGATAGGAGCTCTGAGCCGTAGATGTAACAGTAGCAGTAGGAGTAACAGTAGTTGAAAACGCAATGTGTATCATAcatgtatgtgtatgtattaTCGATGTATGTACAGCGGTAAACTTGTGCTTTAATACGAAGCCCTGGAGGCTTTGAGTTTATTCGCACACTCAGCCCCCCTTTATTCGCACCACAAACTTCTAATAAATTGGGTTTTTCTGCATACTAATCGATTTTCTTCATTATGACTAAtgaattctattaaaattgttttattttattatcctCGGAAATAGAGCTatgaattaattgaattttattcattttatgtaacttttttttctctattcactttttataaaactttattttttcatctaaGGTTTCGTTAGCATTCAAAGAACacatcttaaataattttgtaaaattagtgTTGAACCAATACTTCGTACTCTTTATAAGGAATTTCCTCGCCGTTGTAGGGAATGTAAAGACTTCCATGACTAGGATGAAtctatcaaattaaaaatagaaaaaaataacgtTTTCTTAATCAatcaatgaattatttatgctTCAAATATTTACCTTCCCTACACAAGGAGTTCCATTATGATGAGCGCGACCGACAAATAATACTTCTCCATTACTAGTTCTGCCGCCCTCTACAGCTCCAGGTGGTACTTGACCATGTCTTGATGGTATCCAATGAAACTCTGCTGGCATTAagatctaaaaatatatttgtaaattgtGATTAATCACAATAATGAACGGTAATGGGAGAAACTACGATAATTAACAGTGTTTGCTTTACAAGATAAATGTGCGGCCTTGAATTAGGACATTTGAGGAGgtgattttcaaaagggtacacggaaaaaaatcaactgttgctgcaacaggaaAAAATCCTGTTACAGCAACAGGATTTTCCTGTAGCTGCAACAGGAAGCAGCCATGTTGCAGCCACAGGATTACTACTGTTATTGCgacttaatagtaaaatatagttgggtcattccatgtcaaattgaCCTACAGTTGGAATTGACCCCTTTTGATTGggataaattttggtcagaaattttcttttatcatataacgaacttctgccaaaggaaaaaaaattaaaatattttattcaaaagatatgcaaattcaaaatttcgctattttttcagttcttcaattttgtttttggaatatctcgAACACTATTATAGATACGGGAATGgcctttcgtttgtttgaaaggggacacttggggctattgaaaaaaaaaatattttgaaaaaaaattttgaaaaatgccaaattttaaatttttgaaaaacgttaaaaatgtcgattgacattaaaatttgggctcaattttttttttgtatagtaccttgtactgatcttaaaagaccgtgaaatttttagaactgtgtgttttttttaaacatgaatttttgaatttcaaaaaaaaaatttttcttgttttttgaaattttcaataaggtaaagttatgAAGGTacatagtattgtaattttgagcattaaaaaattaaatgcatgacgtggaaatattaaataataaattaatttcaattttttttttatttttctggaGTAATCTTAAAGTCAGGCTTAACACATGATAtagtttcttatttttttcaacgcaTTATATATTTTGTCCGTTTCTTAACTTCAATAAGTTTTTAACGTCAAATAACTCAAACAGATATAAATTTCCATTAAAATCAGAAATAATGTGAtgagaatattaattttaatatcaaatattaattacttcgaGAATTATAAAGATTTCTATTAATGAAAATCGAATTGTAGCTTCATAACCGATAgcactttatagctaaatttaaaaagttcaataaaaatatttatacttgaAAATAATCAGTTTCTTGTTTCTAAGAGCctaactatttattaatttatttacaattgaaaaaattttagaaaaacattcgtataattataatttcaaggtgacgtataattttttttttaaataatttaaaatatttatttatttacgaaCTAAATATTGTAAaccatatttaaataatttaatagctTGACTCTGAAAAATAAgctctaaaaatattatattattggtttcaataaaatttgcaCCATCGTTTTTTTAATGCTTAAGCATTTCCGGAAATTAAGCACTTCCGTAAGTAAACCATATTGCCTCCCCCCCCCCTTTACGgccttaatttattaattcaatttttttaaattgacaatagtcttaaaaatatcaaataccAATTAGCGAGCAatgattttttctaaataaaagatACTCgatgttttatttaatcgaaatttttacACATCAGCTATACTATCAACTTTGTTACCTATATTATTCCTTGATACATTGAACGTAATGAAATGACGTAATCACTCTACTGATATGGACTCTTCACTttcgataaatattattagtaaGAATAGTTTATCTTAAATCATCTCCTCTTTTTGAttgttatattaattaaaatatttattaaagatcaATAAAAGGTTATACTAAGAAAATTACATGGCTCTATCGAGAATGATCTATTGatttagataaattattatgtatCTTAAATGTTAGTCAGATATTACTCATGATTTATGATTAATATTGACTTATTTCGTCTATCAAGTCGGTAATTTCTAAGTTGAGAAAAAGGACGATCACTTACTTTCAGAATGTTCATAATTTGCTCAGACATTTATAGTAATTCTCAATCAACTGTTTCACGGTTCATACAatactaatatttattgacttACTCGATACTGTGATAATTGGAACTACTTTAACGAGTTCACGACTGCTTCAAGTCTTGGGTGGTGTATATTAAGAGTAAATACGCTTTGGCTTAACCTTATAATCTATTATTTTGCATATATTTCTAAGATCGGTGATTTCACTAATTAAAAAGGTTGATTAAGTCCAAGCCAACTTCCCCGAtccaaatttttagaaatatttaaaattttattaattcaataccACGACGTTTCGACATGAGCACCCATGTCATCCTCAAATGAAActacaaattatttaataatataaattaatttttttacatttaactacaatattaataacaagaacgttttttaatgcaaatttttatctaatataattcaaattaagtctaaaaaaattttatttaattttttaataatttttgttgtaaaaaaaaaagtgtgaaCGAAGCAAACAATTATACTcatcctttttttttgtcttgaaatATAAATCTGTGGGAGTTAATCATTGTTTCGTTGTAACTAATTAGCTGTACTTTCAattgagataatttttttttaaatatagaacacaattagaattaaaaactgtaattatactgacaatatttgaaaaaaaaaaactccattttcgtaaaaagtatttttttgaacttcAGTAATACAGCTTACTTACATAcgatatttgataaattttctaaactttgaaattaaaaaaaaattatgtttactaacaatttaatgacaattatcaattattaacgattataatattttttataaatataataaatcattaaaaataaaaataaaaaaaaaatacatacttCAAAGTCGTGTTTTATGTGTTCAGCCCCGCCATGAGCAACATATGCAACACCATGTTCAGGTTTAGCTTTAGCCGGTAGCAAATCGCCATGATGATGCGCTCGGCCAACAACAAGATGAGCACCATCCAAATCACGGCCAATGGTAATCATTCCGGGAGTCCAATACCTTGCTCCAGAATATCTCACCCACTTGTATCCTTTGGTGGAGAAACAGAACAAGAGTAAGACCAAGAGAGAGGGAGAGAGAGAGAGTGAATAAGAGAATAGGGAAACCACCATTGATTCACTCTGGTATTGTGGTATACTTCAGGGATTCACAGACGTGGGCACGATTGTGGAAGCAATTGTGGTGTATGATACCATGCAACAGATTTGCTCGCTGATTACACCCCCTTGGTGGTAGTGGTGGCAATGGTGGGTTTTGCGCTTGATAGAATTCAGTTTACTACTCTCTATGTCTATCAAGTGCATTGCGTCATCCAATATCCACCAAAACTTCTATTTCACTGGTCATTTACTAGTCATTGTATTTTCAGAGAATCCACTACAGTCCCATGTACCCATGTAAATACCTATCGTTATCTCTATCCATTTAATTATACGTCTAATTATCAGTTATGTTAatagatagatataaatataatgataCGAATTCTATTAAATATGAAAGCGCAGGGAGAAGGAAGTCCCcagggaaaaaatttattcgaacCTACAAtggataaacttttttttttttttttatcatttttgtcGCGTAAATATTTAGATGATAATATggaattttaaagtaaaatttggtatcattgaAACTCTAGACAGTCATATAGTGATATCAGATTGCTTAGAAGTTGCACAATACAGTTCAGTCTGCTAAAAGTTACGAATGTAACGGCCCAAGAAGCAGAATTGATAATCTCGTTAAGAGTTACTGTATGGTTATTGATCCCTTTGGTATATCTTTTGCGTATTTGACGTTTATTAAAAACTGTTActtcaatgatttttttatgcaattttctattaaattttattagtttgcTAAACCTGTTTAAATCAAACTGACATTAATTTATAGAATGagtaaataaaagaataatttagtTATGTATAATTTCATATTTAGAAAAcgatttttagattaaaattttaagtttatcgAGCTAGCAGGGGCTTGTCTATTATGCATTGACTCATTGTTCAAGCAACAAAATCAATTTGTGGTACTAAATTTGTTGCTAATTAGTTGCTCTATTTAGAATCTTGTTGCTTGTTTAGATTccaaaatatcattaataatatctATTCAAAATGGAATTTTCCACCGCTAGTTTCTagttttctgaaattttttagattgtaCTACCTTTGgtcgaaaaaatataaatatgcaAAAATGAGCAAATTAGCACATCAAGTCATATATGTCCTGATATAgacatatcagaaaattttttcacggaacTATATTTGGAATCAAACATGATgtccttaaaattattttgtcttagttaattaaaagtaaaatattgattacGAAATTTGAAATCTACGGTAGTATAagtttaataagtaataacaatttcaattaaagttaattaagtttataaaagtTCGATATTTTATCTTAtctaaaaaatcatactttaaaatattatcaattgGGTTTTTAGTGAGTTAAGttgatttgaagaaaaaaaaaaaacaataatctaTACGAGCTAAATTTAGCCTTCGCTTAGTCACGTTTTTAACGTGTCTCACTTACGTGGTAAAAACTTCATATAGTATGCAGTGTTTtagtaagaaaatattttataacgtGACCAATTAAAGATTAAATccagtatataattttaacagaataaatttacttttttgttATACTCGCTCCAAAAGTTCAACTTTTGAGCGCTGGGTGGCGTCCGAAAAGATACTCATTTTTAGAGACTCTACCATACCGTGTTTTTTCCGCGGCCTAGGCCGCAACTTAGTTACTATTGAGTGGCGCTAATTATTTCTCTGCTGGCAGTTTATCACGAAGCGAATCTAATGTTAATAAGATAACAACCAcggcataaataaatattaataaaaagataattaaaattaaattaaatttttttgcccttgggaaacttcataaaatttgaatatgtcATTATTTGCCTCCTATCCCTCAAAAGTTAAACTTATGGAgcgataataacaaaaaatgttGTATGTCATTTGGCCACTAAGTGGTGATTTTGACAACGACGATTTTacgatttttgttttaaagttTGTGACGCGAATGTATGAAAACGAGTGTCAATTTCCGTCCTCGGCTTCGCCTTGGACGTTAAAATTGCGCCCGTTTTTGTATATTCCCGCCACAAATCTTAAGCTCATATCGCAACATAGTCGTTGTCAGAAAATCGCCACTTTGCGGCTACATGacataaattactattttctCATCTGGAAAATCGAattaaaattacgattaaTTTTACAAGATTAATCATCGAAAATAAGACACAAACACGATTACTTAATTACGAACTCACTAATTAATTCGTAAGCTAGTGGTCACATAATTGGATATAAACTGATGATAACCATCCACGAGATAAACTTTTCAAAGAACTAAATAATCGATAAAGActtcaatttaacaattactCATCAACTGTAAAAGGTTACTTagttaattgtattttaatttactttccCAGTagaacaatttcattttatatttttctactttttccAGCGCGGCTGTAAAAAAGTCAGTCAATGACATAAATCAATTACCGGTTGAGCGTTGAAAAAGCTCAGAAGTAATTaaaacgtttattttttttctattatgtAGAATCAGAATCAGAATGAAGCTATCGAACTGCTTTTAATCACTtgatcatatatatataacgaAGGAaaactttttgatttataaaaaaaagcttcaaaattttactcttgTCTTGAAATATTTCTAGCGAAGGAAATTCAAGCCTATATCTACAAATTAcaacccgagtcgaaattttttttcgcttagaACCCATTTTAACCTGGGATAGTCTAAGTCAGGGTGAAACAGAATGAAATAGGTTTTAAGAAATAAGGAACTGCATTGATACTAAACCCCGTTTCACTCTGGTAACGTTATTAAATTGGGCAGCCGCAGTCTTCTGAATCACAATCACATAGAAGTATGCAACTAAATGGGCTTTTGTTCATAAATAAAGGTAGCAAAGTACCATTCTTTAATTTGTAGCCGaaattcgaaaaatctaattttttatcttgggGATTCAATGCATTTTTCCAAATGTATGTTTGAGCAGAAGCTCTAAGTGCATGCAATTGCAAGGCATCTGATGTGCACAGAATTTTAGATAGATTAATATTAGTGCCAAAGCAACgaggaaaaattatttgtctaaTAGCTTCATCCGCGGTGCTaccttttttatctaaaatattaaaatacaagGTTTCTAAACCTTTCAACCCCTTACCACTTAATTCTAAGCCATTGCCAAGAGGGACTAAAGCATCACgattttctttgatttttatcatttctaaagctttttttttaaattgctgtgataataacaaaaaagtaatataaactaataaaatatactattaattaCATGTTCCGATTTCTGCTTAAATaacataacttttgaaaaattgatttcagaaaaaaatttattaaaaacaaattgtagaaaatttaattattaataacattgCTCTCCTTAACAATCTTGATAAAGTTGAtagtttttaagataaatgataaataatgattCAAGACACAGAGAGGCCGATGTAACGCATGAGTCAGACAGAGACAGCGATACTTAAAGGTAAGCGACGCATACTTGTGAGCGCGcgaaattaacaattaaaaaacagatataaacaatgaaatttttttaaatctctattaacaatattattaactattgtatagagaattaaaaaaaaatattacttatacattattttttttttttaatatttttttcatgggtCGAAAGTACCcaaatttgagatttttcgaacctttaaaaattcatatctttgaaaatattaactttatcATGAAAAGTCATAGGACCTTTTTTATTGGTATTTCaataaagaatataaaaaaatttattcggttgaaaaataacaattccttgcaattgtttaaacaatttcGGTTTAAAGAATATGGCACCGGGTTGCCCCATGGCAACATGCATTTATATCATCAGTAGGGCAATTTGAAGAGGAtcgcataaaaaaattgaggtGGAATAGTTTTCGGTATTCATGCGCCGATTCCTCCTGGACTACGTCTTCTTAAGTCCGTTTTCAGACGAGTTAGGTTGAAGAAGGTTCTTAATAAAACTGTTTCACTCTTTTAGCGCCTAGCTGGGATTGCACGATGTATACGATTTTACGATGTATACGAACTCTGagatgaataaaatattcttcaGGAAGAATTTTGATCTTACGAATccttttattgttttaaaataaaatacatgtATGTACCCGAGTCAAAATTTCCAACGTTATTCCAACGTTATTCCAACGTTTCCAACGTCTCAAACGCGGTTCCAACGTTTCCAACGTCTCCAACGTTATTCCAACGTTTCCAACGTCTCGAACGTGATTCCAACGTTTCCAACGTAACAAGCGTTAATTCAATGTTTTGAACTTtgcaaataaatgaaaatatatgtagacatgaaagacaaaaaatttatataatgtatagtgatcattccacgccaaatcgaccacCTTTGAACCAGATCccttccaaattttttcaaagtggGATTCCttcatttaatgtttttaacttttcactaataaaattgaaaatttaaaaaaatcgggaagttatgggtttcaccctgtttttcgaaaattgagttATAACTGATGATATATCATCAGATCTTTACGTTTTGAGATTCTAGGCAGCTAATTTGACTTTTTCAAAGTGTtgtattctatttaaaattgttgattgtatgagtgtaattttttaacaaagagATTAGATCATAAATCAATCCATGATGTAGcttccaataaataattatttgattatatatatttatatatttattctgtatttatatctaattatttattttgtatttatgttAAACAATCgtgtaaaaatgtcatgtaacctatttaagtgtttttattaattattcaatattgaATCTAGTTTTTAActctctttttatttattatttttgcaaattcagaaataaaatgattgataattattttttaaattgaaatagtttattacactacaagggcagaaagttgaGATTTCTGCACTGTGCAGCAtgtgcccgaggcgaagccgagggcaTCATGGCACGCAGTTCAGGGCTCTCAAATTTCTACCCTCGTAGTGTAGACTAGTTTTCTTGCtatccggtcgaaagtacgcaaaaaattgcgttgaaaaaaattgatgcctgcccccgacatttgcggcacgagcaaagcgagtgctgctggtcgggggcgcaggcatcaaatacacctgtcaataaagatattaatttataatctatcatattactactttcgtttgagaaaagatcttaatttaattgaataaatttgaaattataaatatgttataaattaactctaatttaaaaataaaaaaaaatagaaaaatgaaataataatcgtaaaatgcatataaaaaaaaaattaagaaaaaaatctgtgtattttttcagattattatttgttcaataatgaatttatttatttgaaaatatctatcagaataaaaaatatttttcgttttttttgtaatttaaatatttaataagtctcatttcattaaaataaatatttattttctttaagtaACTTAGTTTCAACCTAAAATCATCGACACATAA
This genomic window contains:
- the LOC123261255 gene encoding natterin-3-like, translating into MPGYKWVRYSGARYWTPGMITIGRDLDGAHLVVGRAHHHGDLLPAKAKPEHGVAYVAHGGAEHIKHDFEILMPAEFHWIPSRHGQVPPGAVEGGRTSNGEVLFVGRAHHNGTPCVGKIHPSHGSLYIPYNGEEIPYKEYEVLVQH